The following coding sequences lie in one Jonesia denitrificans DSM 20603 genomic window:
- a CDS encoding DEAD/DEAH box helicase: MSPTYPTRAPWGTATKLRAWQAEALEVYRERQPRDFLAVATPGAGKTTFALRLATELLDARIVRKVTVVAPTEHLKHQWADAAARVGIRLDPNYKNAQGRLADHYDGVALTYAQVAANPALHANRTANARTFVILDEVHHGGDALSWGDAIHEAFDLATRRLSLTGTPFRSDTAPIPFVRYDKGPDGIRRSVADYTYGYGQALRDHVVRPVIFLTYAGQMRWRTKMGDEIAANLGEAMTKDMTAQAWRTALDPQGQWIPSVLAAADKRLSEVRRTVPDAGGLVIASDQDDARAYAGHLARITGVSPTVVLSDDSGAGARIEEFSESDDRWMVAVRMVSEGVDVPRLAVGVYATSTQTPLFFAQAIGRYVRARKRGETATVFLPSVAPLLALANTMEEERDHALDRPASDTQELYDPEAALLAAANREDKASDSLVQGSFEMLESQASFDRVLFDGGEFGLGADVGSAEEQDFLGLPGLLDADQVTTLLRQRQHQQSSTKTQNAERSQMDHRAIAELRRELNKLVNAWARKTGQPHGTVHNELRRRSGGPEVPLASRDQLERRVEVVRGWFVGRK, encoded by the coding sequence CTGTCTCCGACGTATCCGACTCGTGCCCCGTGGGGGACTGCAACGAAGCTTCGCGCCTGGCAGGCCGAGGCGCTTGAGGTATACCGTGAACGCCAGCCGCGAGATTTCTTGGCGGTAGCGACACCAGGCGCGGGGAAAACAACGTTCGCGTTGCGGTTAGCAACAGAACTACTCGATGCGCGCATCGTCCGTAAAGTCACCGTGGTGGCGCCAACTGAACATCTCAAACACCAGTGGGCAGATGCCGCAGCCAGGGTGGGGATCCGGTTGGACCCGAACTACAAGAACGCCCAAGGGCGTCTTGCCGACCATTACGACGGTGTCGCACTGACCTACGCCCAAGTCGCCGCTAACCCGGCTCTGCACGCCAACCGAACCGCCAATGCGCGAACTTTCGTCATCCTTGACGAAGTCCACCACGGTGGTGACGCCCTCAGCTGGGGTGACGCAATCCACGAAGCGTTTGATCTGGCAACCCGCCGGTTGAGTCTCACCGGGACCCCGTTCCGCTCTGATACGGCACCAATCCCGTTTGTCCGCTACGACAAAGGCCCTGACGGTATCCGCCGTTCCGTTGCGGACTACACCTACGGGTACGGGCAGGCGCTCCGCGATCACGTGGTACGCCCAGTGATCTTCCTCACGTACGCCGGGCAAATGCGGTGGCGCACGAAAATGGGCGACGAAATCGCTGCGAACCTTGGTGAGGCCATGACCAAGGACATGACCGCGCAGGCGTGGCGCACCGCACTAGACCCCCAAGGCCAATGGATCCCCTCGGTCCTTGCCGCCGCCGACAAACGACTCTCCGAAGTCCGCCGCACAGTGCCGGACGCCGGTGGGTTGGTTATTGCTTCTGACCAAGATGATGCACGCGCCTACGCAGGTCACCTGGCCCGTATCACCGGGGTGTCGCCCACCGTTGTCCTGTCAGACGACTCCGGGGCGGGAGCCCGCATTGAGGAGTTCTCTGAATCAGATGACCGGTGGATGGTTGCGGTCCGCATGGTCTCCGAAGGCGTCGATGTGCCACGCCTTGCCGTTGGCGTGTACGCCACCAGCACCCAAACCCCCCTATTTTTTGCCCAAGCCATTGGGCGCTACGTGCGCGCCCGTAAACGCGGTGAAACCGCGACCGTGTTCCTCCCTTCCGTGGCACCCCTGCTCGCCTTGGCGAACACCATGGAAGAGGAACGCGACCACGCTCTTGACCGTCCAGCCTCAGACACCCAAGAACTCTACGACCCAGAAGCAGCCCTTCTTGCCGCAGCAAACCGGGAAGACAAAGCATCAGATTCTCTGGTGCAAGGCTCCTTCGAAATGTTGGAATCTCAAGCCTCATTCGACCGTGTCTTGTTCGACGGCGGAGAGTTCGGGTTAGGCGCAGACGTTGGTAGCGCCGAAGAACAAGACTTCCTGGGACTACCAGGGCTCCTCGACGCCGACCAAGTCACCACGCTGCTACGCCAACGCCAACACCAACAAAGCTCCACGAAAACCCAGAACGCTGAGCGCTCGCAGATGGATCACCGGGCTATTGCTGAATTACGAAGAGAGCTCAACAAGTTGGTGAATGCGTGGGCGCGCAAAACTGGTCAACCTCATGGCACAGTGCACAACGAACTACGCCGAAGGTCAGGGGGCCCTGAGGTGCCGCTGGCGTCCCGTGACCAGTTAGAACGGCGTGTAGAGGTCGTGCGTGGTTGGTTTGTGGGGCGAAAATGA
- the clpS gene encoding ATP-dependent Clp protease adapter ClpS, producing the protein MDSVSAPTEQLAVIDDAAQLDSQPWVLIVWNDPVNLMNYVEWVFHTYFNYPRGQAHQLMMTVHTEGRAVVATGSREKIEFDVQAMHNYGLWATMMRSEE; encoded by the coding sequence ATGGACAGTGTGAGTGCACCCACCGAACAACTTGCTGTCATTGACGACGCAGCCCAACTGGATTCTCAGCCGTGGGTTCTTATTGTGTGGAATGACCCGGTGAACTTAATGAACTATGTGGAGTGGGTGTTTCACACGTATTTCAATTATCCGCGTGGGCAGGCGCATCAGTTGATGATGACGGTCCATACGGAGGGTCGCGCGGTGGTGGCGACGGGCAGCCGCGAGAAAATCGAGTTTGATGTCCAAGCCATGCACAACTATGGGTTGTGGGCAACGATGATGCGCAGTGAGGAGTAG
- a CDS encoding MBL fold metallo-hydrolase, producing the protein MAGSYPGPQSPASSYLVQADDEDGKQWSVVLDLGSGALGALQRHVNPFDVNAVFLSHLHPDHCADMAGYYVYYRYHPSYGTEKSQCTPVTVYGPRDTQERLGCMYGLDEGENMDGQFVHNTLSDGDRIEVGPLTIDVRSVRHPVEAFGFRIEGPSEHSPADRVTLAYTGDTDICDSLDDLAANVDLFLSEAAFIEGRDDAIEGLHLTGAKAGHIAERAGARSLVLTHIPAWNDPHVSVREAHDQYSGPISVAEPDRTYIL; encoded by the coding sequence ATGGCCGGCTCATATCCTGGCCCGCAGTCACCTGCATCGAGCTACCTGGTTCAAGCAGACGACGAGGACGGGAAACAGTGGTCTGTTGTCCTTGATCTAGGCTCCGGGGCACTGGGGGCATTGCAACGGCACGTCAACCCTTTTGACGTGAACGCGGTGTTTTTATCCCACCTGCACCCCGACCACTGCGCGGACATGGCCGGTTATTACGTGTACTACCGGTATCACCCGTCGTATGGCACGGAGAAATCCCAATGCACACCCGTCACCGTCTACGGTCCTCGGGACACCCAAGAACGCCTCGGGTGCATGTACGGGCTCGACGAGGGCGAAAACATGGATGGTCAGTTCGTCCACAACACTCTCAGTGATGGTGACCGTATCGAGGTTGGTCCACTGACCATCGATGTGCGCAGCGTGCGTCACCCCGTTGAAGCCTTTGGGTTCCGCATCGAAGGGCCCAGCGAGCACTCACCTGCAGACCGTGTCACCCTGGCCTACACCGGAGACACCGACATCTGTGACTCCCTTGACGACCTGGCAGCGAACGTGGACCTCTTTTTGTCCGAAGCGGCCTTCATCGAAGGCCGCGACGACGCAATCGAAGGGCTCCACCTGACCGGCGCAAAAGCTGGTCACATCGCAGAACGTGCAGGGGCACGATCCCTGGTTCTCACCCACATCCCCGCGTGGAACGACCCTCACGTCTCTGTGCGCGAAGCCCACGACCAGTACTCCGGCCCCATCAGCGTGGCAGAACCCGACCGTACCTATATTCTCTAA
- the murI gene encoding glutamate racemase, with the protein MNDSPIGIFDSGVGGLTVARSILDQLPGESITYIGDTANTPYGPKPLALVRELALTIMDRLVDDGVKMLVIACNTASAAVLRDARERYTVGRGIPVVEVILPAARRAVAATRTGKIGVIGTQATVASRAYDDALSVAADLTVSSVACPDFVELVEAGITTGPRVIEAATRYLDSLKHHDVDTLILGCTHYPLLTGAISYVMGEDVTLVSSAEETAKDVYRTLVAHGLERSPEAGPPRHQFFATGDTHAFHVLARRFLGPEVATVEMVG; encoded by the coding sequence GTGAATGATTCACCTATTGGGATTTTCGACTCCGGTGTGGGCGGGCTGACTGTTGCTCGGTCCATCCTTGATCAGTTGCCGGGTGAGTCGATCACGTACATCGGCGATACAGCGAACACCCCCTACGGGCCTAAGCCATTGGCGCTAGTTCGGGAGTTGGCGTTGACGATCATGGACCGTCTGGTGGATGACGGCGTGAAAATGTTGGTTATTGCCTGCAACACGGCTTCTGCTGCGGTGCTTCGCGATGCGCGTGAACGGTACACGGTCGGGCGCGGTATCCCGGTGGTTGAGGTGATTTTGCCCGCTGCGCGGCGGGCTGTTGCTGCGACGCGCACCGGCAAGATAGGGGTCATTGGAACCCAGGCGACAGTTGCTTCTCGGGCGTATGACGATGCGCTGTCGGTGGCCGCTGACCTTACTGTCTCGTCAGTTGCCTGCCCTGACTTTGTGGAACTTGTTGAGGCCGGAATCACCACTGGTCCTCGCGTCATCGAAGCAGCGACACGCTATTTGGATTCGTTGAAACATCATGATGTTGACACCCTTATTCTGGGGTGCACGCACTACCCGCTACTCACTGGTGCGATCTCGTATGTCATGGGGGAGGACGTCACGTTGGTGTCGTCAGCTGAGGAAACAGCAAAAGATGTGTACCGCACGCTGGTGGCCCATGGGTTAGAACGTAGCCCGGAAGCCGGGCCGCCTCGTCACCAATTCTTTGCCACCGGTGACACGCACGCGTTTCACGTGTTGGCGCGCCGCTTTTTGGGGCCAGAGGTTGCAACAGTGGAGATGGTCGGATGA
- a CDS encoding nicotinate phosphoribosyltransferase, producing MSVALMTDKYELTMLDAALAHGSAHRTCVFEVFTRRLPSWRRYGVVAGTGRFLEALNHFHFTKAHIDMLHADGALSDTTLDYLANYRFTGTISGYAEGEIYFPHSPVLTVEGTFAEAVLLETLVLSILNYDSAVASAASRMTAAAHGRPCLEMGSRRAHEEAAVAAARAAIIAGFSGTSNLEAGYRYGVPTIGTSAHAFTLLHDTEEEAFAAQVAALGTGTTLLVDTYDVTQGVTTAIKVAGTSLGAVRLDSGDLGAQAHTVREQLDRLGAHNTTIIVTSDLDEYAIAGLQAAPVDGYGVGTKVVTGSGSATSSMVYKLVARENSAGIMEPVAKASTSKSSIGGRKTGARLLIDNEAREEVVLVGERDATTAWLSTHPDYRPLEHTFVDGGTVDPQWTGREGLDRAVARHAASRAELNPHALRLQSGDLAVDTTMLPVGNL from the coding sequence ATGAGCGTTGCGTTAATGACAGACAAATACGAACTCACGATGCTGGATGCGGCACTCGCCCACGGGTCAGCACACCGCACCTGCGTGTTTGAAGTCTTCACACGACGCCTGCCCTCCTGGCGCAGATACGGTGTTGTTGCCGGAACCGGACGCTTCCTCGAAGCGCTCAACCATTTCCACTTCACCAAGGCCCACATCGACATGCTCCACGCCGACGGTGCACTGTCAGACACCACATTGGACTACCTGGCAAACTACCGCTTCACGGGCACCATCAGCGGGTACGCCGAAGGGGAAATCTACTTCCCCCACTCCCCCGTCCTCACCGTCGAAGGCACCTTCGCAGAAGCCGTCCTCCTGGAAACGCTGGTCTTGTCAATTCTCAACTACGACTCAGCAGTCGCATCGGCAGCATCACGAATGACAGCCGCAGCACACGGCCGCCCCTGCCTGGAAATGGGGTCACGACGCGCGCACGAAGAAGCCGCCGTCGCCGCGGCACGAGCCGCGATCATTGCCGGATTCTCCGGAACCTCCAACCTGGAAGCAGGCTACCGGTACGGGGTCCCCACAATCGGAACCTCCGCGCACGCGTTCACCCTCCTGCACGACACCGAAGAAGAAGCCTTCGCCGCACAAGTTGCCGCACTCGGAACAGGCACCACCCTGCTCGTGGACACCTACGACGTCACCCAAGGCGTCACCACCGCCATCAAGGTTGCAGGAACATCCCTGGGGGCAGTGCGCCTTGACTCAGGTGACCTAGGAGCCCAAGCCCACACAGTCCGGGAACAACTTGACCGACTTGGTGCCCACAACACCACCATCATCGTCACATCTGACCTCGATGAATACGCCATCGCAGGCCTCCAAGCAGCCCCGGTGGACGGGTACGGCGTGGGAACAAAAGTCGTCACCGGGTCAGGTTCAGCCACCTCATCCATGGTGTACAAACTCGTCGCCCGCGAAAACTCAGCCGGCATCATGGAGCCCGTGGCCAAGGCATCCACCTCAAAAAGTTCCATTGGTGGACGCAAAACAGGGGCACGACTCCTCATCGACAACGAAGCCAGAGAAGAGGTTGTGCTCGTTGGTGAACGGGACGCCACTACGGCTTGGTTGTCCACCCACCCCGACTACCGACCCCTGGAACACACCTTCGTGGACGGTGGAACCGTTGACCCCCAATGGACTGGGCGCGAAGGTCTTGACAGAGCAGTGGCCCGCCACGCAGCATCACGAGCAGAACTTAACCCTCACGCGTTACGCCTGCAGTCCGGCGACCTCGCCGTCGATACCACAATGCTGCCGGTAGGAAACCTGTAA
- a CDS encoding DUF3054 domain-containing protein, which translates to MRLVAVWFALDVVLVVLFAAAGRQSHNEVATIVGIADTAWPFLLGLLVGWVITRQWQTTTTGLPIVFQVWPAAIMLAFVTWAFALAIRVLAGDTNSGGFPFVALGFLLLMLVGWRIVWGSVVRVRAQRSNDMRD; encoded by the coding sequence GTGAGACTCGTTGCCGTGTGGTTTGCCCTCGATGTGGTTCTTGTTGTGTTGTTTGCTGCCGCTGGGCGGCAGTCCCACAATGAGGTGGCGACGATCGTGGGGATCGCTGACACGGCCTGGCCTTTCTTGCTGGGGTTGTTGGTGGGGTGGGTGATTACCCGGCAGTGGCAGACCACCACGACGGGGTTACCCATCGTGTTTCAGGTCTGGCCAGCAGCTATCATGTTGGCGTTTGTCACGTGGGCGTTTGCGTTGGCAATCCGGGTCCTCGCCGGGGACACCAACAGTGGCGGGTTCCCCTTTGTTGCGTTGGGATTTTTGTTACTCATGTTGGTGGGGTGGCGCATTGTGTGGGGGTCAGTTGTTCGCGTGCGCGCCCAACGCAGCAACGATATGCGGGACTAG
- a CDS encoding DUF3039 domain-containing protein: MSSTPSDPFWDHPDLGGGSQPGGTTSVLEREETTEQVEPGDHERFAHYVRKEKIMESAMSGKPVIALCGKVWVPGRDPNKFPVCPICKEIYEGLREPQDNEPGSGDSDK; encoded by the coding sequence ATGAGTTCCACGCCGTCTGATCCGTTTTGGGATCACCCTGATCTTGGGGGCGGATCCCAGCCTGGTGGGACGACCAGCGTGTTGGAGCGTGAGGAAACGACCGAGCAGGTCGAACCTGGCGACCACGAGCGTTTTGCTCACTATGTGCGCAAGGAAAAGATTATGGAGTCGGCGATGTCGGGGAAACCGGTCATCGCATTATGCGGCAAGGTGTGGGTGCCTGGCCGTGACCCCAACAAGTTCCCTGTGTGCCCCATCTGTAAGGAAATTTATGAGGGGCTTCGTGAACCTCAGGACAATGAGCCAGGTTCAGGTGATTCAGACAAGTGA
- the rdgB gene encoding RdgB/HAM1 family non-canonical purine NTP pyrophosphatase — protein sequence MSARIVLATHNDHKVRELAAILAAEPALAFLKDGAVVSASAFDVTPPVEDAVTFEDNALIKARVLAQETGLVAIADDSGLAVDVLGGAPGIFSARWAGGHGDDQGNLDLLLRQLEDVPTEHRSARFVCAAALVTPNGDEHVERGTLEGTLLTAPRGEGGFGYDPILLPLGYDRSCAELSAEEKNAISHRGNAFRALVPHIVAALGAHANN from the coding sequence ATGTCAGCCCGCATCGTTCTTGCCACACACAACGACCACAAGGTCCGTGAACTTGCCGCGATCCTCGCCGCAGAACCCGCGCTCGCGTTCCTTAAGGACGGTGCGGTGGTGTCCGCGTCGGCGTTCGATGTCACCCCGCCCGTTGAGGATGCGGTGACGTTCGAGGACAACGCGCTGATCAAAGCACGTGTTCTGGCACAAGAAACCGGTCTCGTTGCCATTGCTGATGACTCCGGACTTGCCGTGGACGTTCTTGGAGGAGCTCCAGGTATTTTCTCAGCCCGGTGGGCAGGAGGCCATGGGGATGATCAGGGGAACCTTGACCTGCTGTTGCGCCAACTTGAGGACGTCCCCACTGAGCACCGCTCGGCACGGTTCGTGTGTGCGGCCGCACTGGTGACCCCCAACGGGGACGAACATGTGGAACGTGGAACACTGGAAGGCACCCTCTTGACCGCGCCGCGAGGCGAGGGTGGGTTTGGGTATGACCCCATCCTTCTTCCGTTGGGTTATGACCGGTCCTGCGCTGAACTCAGCGCCGAGGAAAAGAACGCGATCAGCCACCGAGGCAACGCGTTCCGGGCGCTAGTCCCGCATATCGTTGCTGCGTTGGGCGCGCACGCGAACAACTGA
- the trmB gene encoding tRNA (guanosine(46)-N7)-methyltransferase TrmB, whose protein sequence is MNNDAASVSVSPDEPGDGDAVAPVEEMGEGQVEAGEHRPKIVSFVSRSTRLKGRQQRAWDELAPLFVIAPPRLMSRTSIAPEAVFDPGEVFGRSGRLVVEIGSGQGECVVHAAQQASDTDFLALEVYVPGIASTLYRIRRTGVSNVRVIHADAAQAVDTYLPAAGVDEVWIFFPDPWHKSRHHKRRLIQPAFLDRLTRVLRPGGVVRLATDWQDYADHMRETFDAHPQFTLVSTDRFEGRPLTSFERKGLEKDRVVTDLAYTVR, encoded by the coding sequence GTGAATAACGACGCCGCATCTGTGTCTGTGAGCCCTGATGAACCTGGTGATGGTGACGCTGTGGCACCTGTGGAGGAGATGGGTGAGGGGCAGGTAGAGGCTGGTGAGCACCGGCCCAAGATTGTGTCGTTTGTGTCCCGGTCGACGCGGTTGAAGGGCCGTCAGCAGCGGGCGTGGGATGAGTTGGCTCCGTTGTTTGTGATTGCTCCGCCCCGGTTGATGTCGCGAACCTCGATTGCTCCTGAGGCTGTTTTTGATCCTGGTGAGGTGTTTGGTCGTTCGGGGCGGCTTGTGGTGGAGATTGGGTCTGGGCAGGGTGAGTGTGTGGTTCATGCCGCACAGCAGGCGTCGGATACTGATTTTTTGGCGTTAGAAGTGTATGTGCCGGGGATCGCGTCGACGTTGTATCGGATTCGTCGGACGGGTGTGTCAAATGTTCGGGTGATTCATGCGGATGCAGCGCAGGCAGTGGACACGTATTTGCCTGCTGCGGGTGTTGATGAAGTGTGGATTTTCTTCCCTGACCCGTGGCATAAGTCCCGTCACCATAAGCGTCGGTTGATTCAGCCTGCGTTCCTTGACCGTTTGACGCGTGTGCTTCGCCCTGGTGGTGTGGTGCGGTTGGCTACTGATTGGCAGGATTATGCGGATCATATGCGGGAAACTTTCGATGCGCACCCGCAGTTCACGTTGGTGAGTACGGACCGTTTTGAGGGGCGTCCGTTAACGAGTTTTGAGCGGAAAGGGTTGGAGAAGGACCGGGTGGTCACTGATCTTGCCTACACAGTGCGTTAG
- a CDS encoding DUF2017 family protein, giving the protein MAHPFVLSPFDGDAYLAYLTTGERFYLVQVAGEVIELLGQDHMADSSDEEEQQDVSGAPKVRVPDLPQLNRVLAGLSGEPFIDVPTDPAVRRLVPDASLDPEVAAEFRKFTDGDIREAKVSRLVAFAGQLMEAEPSSDEDKHVEWAVTRADCADVAMTLTDMRLVLAERLDLVDDEASDALGDFLMEQQDIDDLDPDDERRYVLGMLYMLCGYLQESLVECMLSDDRTVGE; this is encoded by the coding sequence GTGGCACATCCTTTTGTGCTGAGCCCGTTTGATGGGGACGCATATTTGGCGTACTTAACTACCGGTGAGCGGTTTTACCTGGTCCAGGTTGCTGGTGAGGTCATTGAACTGTTGGGGCAGGATCACATGGCTGATTCTTCGGATGAGGAAGAGCAGCAGGATGTGTCTGGGGCTCCGAAGGTGCGCGTTCCTGATCTTCCTCAGCTCAACCGGGTGTTAGCTGGGTTGTCGGGTGAACCGTTTATTGATGTGCCCACTGACCCCGCGGTGCGCCGTTTGGTGCCGGATGCGTCCTTGGACCCTGAGGTGGCGGCGGAGTTTCGTAAGTTCACCGATGGTGATATCCGTGAAGCCAAGGTGTCACGTTTGGTTGCTTTTGCGGGGCAACTCATGGAGGCGGAGCCGTCATCCGATGAGGATAAGCACGTGGAGTGGGCTGTCACCCGCGCGGATTGCGCCGATGTGGCGATGACGTTGACGGATATGCGGTTGGTGCTTGCTGAACGGTTGGACCTTGTTGATGATGAGGCTTCTGACGCGTTGGGTGACTTTCTCATGGAGCAGCAAGATATTGATGATCTCGACCCTGACGACGAGCGCCGCTATGTGTTGGGGATGCTTTATATGCTGTGTGGGTATTTACAGGAGTCGTTAGTGGAGTGCATGCTCAGCGACGATCGAACGGTGGGGGAGTAG
- the trxA gene encoding thioredoxin — translation MATHDITKEQFADTVANNDIVLVDFWAEWCGPCKQFGPIFEQSSEQHSDIYYAKVDTEAEQELAAALQITSIPTLMAFREGILVFAQPGALPAQSLQQVVDGVKGLDMDDVRKQLAQAQAEEAAQQ, via the coding sequence TTGGCCACCCACGACATCACCAAAGAACAGTTCGCTGACACAGTCGCCAACAACGACATCGTCCTGGTCGACTTTTGGGCTGAATGGTGCGGACCCTGCAAACAGTTCGGACCTATTTTTGAGCAATCCTCCGAACAGCACTCGGACATCTACTACGCGAAGGTTGACACAGAAGCTGAGCAGGAACTCGCTGCTGCGCTGCAAATCACCTCCATCCCCACACTGATGGCATTCCGTGAAGGAATCCTCGTGTTCGCTCAGCCTGGCGCCCTGCCAGCACAGTCCCTCCAGCAGGTTGTTGACGGTGTGAAAGGTCTCGACATGGACGATGTGCGCAAGCAACTCGCGCAAGCTCAGGCAGAAGAAGCAGCACAGCAGTAA
- a CDS encoding ABC-F family ATP-binding cassette domain-containing protein, whose translation MGTMHLHADSLSYSYPDNEVFHNLTFTVNQGDRIAIVGENGCGKSTLLSILAGERDPHEGHITRDGTCTYVSQELHPHNDTLGDLIDAALAQVTEVGQELERASAAFDHDHGTMADLADLLATLNYLAPWQAEQRINTALSRLSAPTDRTRQLTHMSVGERFRARLAIHLASRADFLLLDEPTNHLDATGIAFLTHVLTTWRGGVIFVTHDRQLLDDTATAIFDMDPTMDGTPKLYGEPGYLKFRFAKNEYRRKWRSLYQAQQKRLARLEHRLDRSYEGLSDEWRPPKGSQKHRRGTRARIHVKAADRLVESGKANALPIPPPPPHLNFPDLPALNPGWEADATLIEIRNPRIGKDTVRLHLPGQRVVIPPSGRLLITGANAAGKSTLLAALAGQLPVDQGYRYARADVRIGVVMQESPNRVGASGDTDPTGFDAAARVGLDLLESGQLDPDHIMPVAYLGLLTDEELDTPLSQLSTGQRRRFDVACALLAKPHVLLLDEPTNHLSIDLVDDLCQHLLHTAAAVVVASHDRTIQRDFTQWPHLHIEHASAAGGH comes from the coding sequence ATGGGAACAATGCACCTCCACGCCGACTCCTTGAGCTACTCCTACCCGGACAACGAGGTGTTCCACAACCTCACCTTCACGGTCAACCAAGGCGACCGCATCGCCATTGTGGGGGAGAACGGCTGCGGAAAATCCACCCTCTTGTCCATCCTTGCTGGGGAACGAGACCCCCACGAAGGTCATATCACCCGTGACGGCACCTGCACGTATGTGAGCCAAGAACTACACCCCCACAACGACACCCTCGGCGACCTCATCGATGCCGCCCTTGCTCAGGTGACAGAAGTTGGGCAGGAACTCGAGCGCGCATCGGCAGCTTTTGACCATGATCACGGCACCATGGCTGACCTCGCTGACCTTCTTGCCACACTGAACTACCTCGCCCCCTGGCAAGCCGAACAACGCATCAACACCGCACTGTCACGCTTAAGCGCCCCCACTGATCGCACCCGCCAACTCACCCACATGTCAGTAGGTGAACGTTTCCGCGCGCGCCTCGCCATTCACCTGGCGTCACGGGCCGATTTCCTCCTCCTTGACGAGCCCACCAACCACCTTGACGCGACCGGGATTGCGTTCCTCACCCACGTCCTTACGACCTGGCGTGGAGGGGTCATCTTTGTCACCCACGACCGTCAACTCCTCGACGACACCGCCACTGCGATCTTCGACATGGACCCCACCATGGATGGCACCCCCAAGCTCTACGGTGAGCCGGGGTACTTGAAGTTCCGGTTCGCCAAGAACGAATACCGCCGCAAGTGGCGCTCCCTGTACCAGGCACAACAAAAACGCCTCGCACGACTAGAGCACCGGCTGGATCGCTCCTATGAAGGGCTATCTGATGAATGGCGGCCACCCAAAGGCTCCCAAAAACACAGGCGAGGAACACGCGCACGCATCCACGTCAAAGCCGCCGACCGGCTCGTGGAATCCGGGAAAGCCAACGCCCTGCCGATCCCACCACCCCCTCCACACCTCAACTTCCCAGACCTGCCCGCCCTGAACCCCGGGTGGGAAGCTGACGCAACCCTGATTGAGATCCGTAATCCGCGCATCGGCAAAGACACAGTCCGATTGCACCTGCCCGGACAGCGCGTTGTGATCCCACCGTCAGGGCGCCTTTTGATCACCGGCGCGAACGCCGCCGGAAAATCCACCCTCCTTGCAGCGCTCGCCGGGCAACTGCCCGTGGACCAGGGGTACCGTTATGCGCGTGCCGATGTGCGCATCGGCGTGGTGATGCAAGAATCACCCAACCGGGTGGGGGCAAGCGGTGACACTGATCCCACCGGCTTTGACGCGGCAGCGCGCGTTGGGTTGGACCTCCTGGAATCGGGGCAACTTGACCCTGACCACATCATGCCCGTGGCGTACCTAGGCTTACTCACCGATGAGGAACTTGACACGCCGTTGTCACAACTGTCCACCGGGCAACGCCGACGCTTCGATGTGGCCTGTGCGCTCCTTGCCAAACCGCACGTTCTCCTGCTGGACGAACCCACGAACCACCTGTCAATCGACCTTGTCGATGATTTGTGTCAACACCTGCTCCACACGGCGGCTGCTGTGGTTGTCGCCTCCCACGACAGAACCATTCAGCGGGACTTCACCCAGTGGCCACACCTACACATTGAGCACGCTTCCGCGGCTGGGGGTCACTAA
- a CDS encoding NUDIX hydrolase family protein — protein MTDTVDFPDPSFGDRPNPVGWLDAHRMDEVRSLLPLVYVDAVPVRVDESGDVIQVGLLLRATESGHMMRALVSGRVMYHERVRDALVRHIEKDLGPVALPSIPASPQPFTVAEYFPTPGVTPFYDDRHHAVSLAYIVPVRGDCSPQQNNLELTWLTPEEACSPRILAHMQGGQDMLLKQALAHAGRLPDLS, from the coding sequence GTGACTGACACAGTGGATTTCCCTGACCCAAGCTTTGGTGACCGCCCCAACCCGGTGGGGTGGCTTGATGCACACCGAATGGATGAGGTACGCAGCCTGCTTCCCTTGGTGTACGTTGACGCCGTGCCTGTGCGGGTGGATGAGTCTGGTGATGTCATCCAGGTCGGATTATTATTACGCGCCACTGAGTCCGGGCACATGATGCGTGCCCTTGTGTCAGGTCGGGTGATGTATCACGAACGGGTTCGTGATGCGTTGGTGCGGCACATTGAAAAGGATCTTGGTCCGGTGGCTTTACCGTCGATTCCAGCGTCCCCGCAACCGTTCACTGTGGCGGAGTATTTTCCCACCCCTGGTGTGACACCGTTCTATGATGACCGGCACCACGCGGTGTCACTTGCCTATATTGTGCCGGTGCGCGGCGACTGTTCTCCGCAACAAAACAACCTTGAACTGACCTGGCTAACCCCAGAGGAAGCGTGTTCGCCACGCATCCTCGCTCACATGCAAGGCGGTCAGGACATGTTGTTAAAGCAGGCGCTCGCCCACGCGGGTCGCCTGCCCGACCTGTCGTAA